A stretch of the Bacillus sp. B-jedd genome encodes the following:
- a CDS encoding TIGR02678 family protein: MKIDIFHDEELEYDKKNHVKPVVRECIYELMERFWVLKDKNEQLFYQIKDNEVEIKKFFRDTFRYRLISNHDMVKVEKIPVVPHSWMGEKEVKSTPVFKSQMDYAFFFWILAFLEGKNVNEQFSLKNMCDYIQIQEEGKLVWKEGAGYQNRLSLVRTMKYAVKMDLIEVRDKDVEDFAGNHNHDVLFQRTLYSSYFMRRFNEDVTNWESLSDFIAYLQKENTEMIDRKHRYYRRLFLEPIVYHDELTQDEIEYIRNYYAGVDNNLYRFTDYTFERYNRTSMIVKNEVNMGENVFPTENMNTKLIMLFANYIHQRSFAYPLDKRNKIELTKTECDSILSDLKKEYRQFWTKKMRQQDVEEIRGTLLKEMKNWSFVDEQEDGTLLLKEGLFRFVGDYFYQ, from the coding sequence ATGAAAATAGATATTTTCCATGATGAAGAACTAGAATATGACAAGAAAAATCATGTAAAACCTGTTGTAAGGGAATGTATCTATGAATTAATGGAACGCTTCTGGGTATTAAAGGATAAAAACGAACAGCTGTTTTATCAAATTAAAGACAATGAAGTAGAGATTAAAAAGTTCTTTCGAGATACCTTTCGTTACCGGTTAATATCCAATCATGATATGGTCAAAGTAGAAAAAATACCAGTGGTCCCACATTCTTGGATGGGGGAGAAGGAAGTTAAAAGCACACCCGTTTTTAAAAGCCAAATGGATTACGCTTTTTTCTTTTGGATTCTTGCCTTTCTGGAAGGGAAAAACGTCAATGAACAATTTTCTTTAAAAAATATGTGTGACTACATTCAAATTCAAGAAGAAGGCAAATTGGTTTGGAAAGAAGGAGCTGGATATCAAAACCGGTTATCCTTAGTTCGAACCATGAAATACGCAGTAAAAATGGATTTAATAGAAGTACGAGATAAAGATGTAGAGGATTTTGCCGGGAACCACAATCATGATGTGTTATTTCAGCGAACACTTTATAGTTCTTACTTTATGAGACGCTTTAATGAGGATGTCACCAATTGGGAATCGTTATCTGACTTTATAGCCTATCTCCAAAAAGAAAACACAGAAATGATAGATAGGAAACATCGTTATTATCGTCGCCTGTTTCTTGAGCCAATTGTCTATCATGACGAATTAACCCAAGATGAAATCGAGTATATCCGAAACTATTATGCGGGGGTAGACAACAACTTATACCGTTTTACCGACTACACCTTCGAACGATATAACCGTACATCCATGATAGTGAAGAATGAAGTTAATATGGGTGAGAATGTCTTCCCAACGGAAAACATGAATACCAAACTGATTATGTTGTTTGCGAATTATATTCACCAGAGGTCATTTGCGTATCCGTTGGATAAAAGGAACAAAATTGAATTAACCAAAACCGAATGTGATAGTATTCTCTCGGATTTAAAAAAGGAGTACCGTCAGTTCTGGACGAAAAAAATGCGACAACAAGATGTAGAAGAAATACGGGGGACATTATTAAAGGAAATGAAGAATTGGAGTTTTGTTGATGAACAGGAAGATGGCACCCTGTTATTAAAAGAGGGGCTATTTCGATTTGTCGGTGATTACTTCTATCAATAG
- a CDS encoding TIGR02680 family protein codes for MNEIDRWIMNRAVFYNYWYYPNQELIFKDGCAVLRGHNGSGKSVTTQSLITILLDGDVRSHKLDPFGGRERKISDTVLGEKELLGLNHRIGYIALEFKKGKSGVTKTIGMGIEADREKKQPKVWYFIINGKRIGNRERDLRLYTTETIDGEVRSIPRNEKDLRMTIEGKLQCGKVYNNRDEYASMVNKQLFGFENLESYKGLIDLLLQARSPKLSDQNKPEGAAYVLNDSLPQLTEEELRPLTSSIESINRLENDLITYKEDLKEIRKLHEVYQEYNEVAFTEKADSFLRAYKQYECTKKRLAEKRKKLEDSNTKLGSITKEIRQANDSLEVYKTEKADLGVEEIESVLSKKDSQLNQLKKQKERYESLLKKKEAAKQAHDVYKKKYEESEAKMLQTERELLGYMDELKETSTELSFPFHSQYFEHFSLNHKEDKDYDFRTWEQLLRNYRATINKAKREIEKYEQLRRDVTTLENTLGEIRMKIDEAQRRIDETDEEYQDELRHIGEKIAYWAKEATSLAVPREIVDGLLSNLDDIFDVIDKEKYLGELQKHVSDIGEKAQSEVLRLKMEISNETQTILSIQNEIIEWENEKEVEPDFVLTKKQDWDKLKQDKIPFQPFYEAFEFHKGIENEEQRIIQNVLYESGILLSVIVGKEDSERAASFASVLKYNQVKNKNLYQVLHAVENPEWNDVLKGISFEKHGDAYVLGDGTFQTSFVKGKASLYSGDVYIGKTARENFRMKKIEELQTLKGIHEDAKNGLEQNVNDFQKLKENIQSELGAFPILDSLKELLKDIESENDRIKNVYEPEAKEKKEKINLLTDESKDIMTAVKRMDLPIMRLEVDYLADEVIRIDGYAECLQDIQNSYKDRVTASDNIENFMEQAKIQSQLEQDHHSDMVDVELDIQKINKSIKGLNRRLEELGEQKILQRVEELSKLINDTIPNLLRQLYGDETETKRDITDFTNQIEAIEQNEIPFDKTVFEAWENLFHEQVRLGYVEFEENIVTLQEKAQNALTRLGHLIDKNRTKIEGVKKRLNQRFQKCAVDYQKYEPILDNTQSEHIPVYETQDDTKIQSINFIREQMSRIIVTLEIDEIRLSPKNVVDRLSKRIEDMERDANEKDRELYQEILINTLGDKIRRKIQYVEAWEKEMNKFMEHKNLIKFRIKWVPKDSEKPEEMNTRALVEALKKNTRWIDIDEISNHFRSKIKDAKRKYENEAEANLQQIMKEVLDYRSWFHFEIYFTKKGDKEKKLNRNTYGELSGGQRVLAMVTPVLAALYSKYMEGREDAPRIFTLDEAFARVDEESINVMFEYIYKLGFNYILNSQSLWGCFESVPSLNIYELSRPDNRPFVAIQSYYWNGNKRVTVDEAWMQREKEGEMVNVAT; via the coding sequence ATGAATGAAATTGACCGTTGGATAATGAATCGAGCTGTTTTCTATAATTATTGGTATTACCCGAACCAAGAACTAATCTTTAAGGATGGATGTGCTGTTTTAAGAGGACACAATGGTAGTGGTAAGTCGGTCACCACGCAAAGTCTTATCACTATATTGTTGGACGGAGATGTAAGAAGCCATAAATTAGACCCATTTGGCGGAAGAGAACGAAAAATTTCCGATACCGTACTAGGTGAAAAAGAATTATTGGGATTAAACCATCGGATAGGGTATATTGCATTGGAGTTTAAAAAAGGGAAATCAGGAGTGACCAAAACTATCGGAATGGGTATTGAAGCAGATAGAGAGAAGAAACAACCTAAGGTCTGGTACTTTATTATTAATGGAAAACGAATTGGTAATAGAGAAAGGGATTTACGACTTTATACAACCGAAACGATTGATGGAGAAGTAAGATCCATCCCCCGAAATGAAAAGGATTTGCGAATGACGATTGAGGGGAAACTTCAATGTGGGAAGGTCTATAACAATCGTGATGAATATGCGTCAATGGTTAACAAACAGCTATTTGGATTTGAAAATCTTGAAAGTTATAAAGGGTTAATTGATTTATTGCTTCAGGCGAGAAGCCCAAAATTAAGTGACCAAAACAAACCAGAAGGGGCAGCCTATGTATTAAATGATTCATTGCCTCAGCTGACTGAAGAAGAACTTCGACCGTTAACCTCTTCCATTGAATCAATCAATCGGTTAGAAAATGACCTCATTACATATAAAGAAGATTTAAAGGAAATCCGGAAATTACATGAAGTCTACCAGGAATACAATGAAGTGGCTTTTACAGAGAAGGCTGACTCATTTTTAAGGGCATACAAACAATATGAATGCACAAAAAAGAGGTTAGCAGAAAAGAGGAAAAAGCTAGAAGATAGTAATACCAAACTCGGATCCATAACCAAAGAAATTAGACAAGCCAATGATTCTTTAGAAGTCTATAAAACAGAAAAAGCCGATTTAGGTGTGGAAGAGATAGAGTCAGTTCTAAGTAAAAAAGACTCACAATTGAATCAATTAAAGAAACAAAAAGAACGATACGAATCCCTTTTGAAAAAAAAAGAAGCTGCAAAACAAGCGCATGATGTCTATAAAAAGAAATATGAAGAATCCGAAGCGAAAATGCTACAAACAGAAAGAGAATTGCTTGGATACATGGATGAACTTAAAGAAACTTCGACAGAACTGAGCTTTCCATTTCATTCCCAATATTTTGAACACTTCTCTCTGAATCACAAGGAGGATAAGGACTACGATTTCCGTACATGGGAGCAGTTACTCCGAAATTATAGGGCGACCATCAATAAGGCTAAAAGAGAAATAGAGAAATATGAACAACTGAGAAGAGATGTAACGACATTGGAAAACACGCTTGGGGAAATTCGAATGAAAATCGATGAAGCCCAAAGGAGAATTGATGAGACGGATGAAGAATATCAAGATGAATTACGGCATATTGGAGAAAAAATAGCCTACTGGGCAAAAGAGGCGACATCACTTGCTGTTCCAAGGGAGATAGTAGACGGGTTGTTATCTAATTTGGACGATATCTTTGATGTAATCGATAAAGAGAAATACTTGGGTGAGTTACAAAAACATGTTTCTGACATAGGAGAGAAGGCTCAATCCGAAGTACTACGCTTGAAGATGGAAATATCAAATGAAACACAAACTATTCTGTCCATTCAGAATGAAATAATAGAGTGGGAAAATGAAAAAGAGGTGGAGCCGGATTTTGTCCTTACCAAAAAGCAAGATTGGGATAAATTAAAGCAGGACAAGATACCATTCCAACCGTTTTATGAAGCATTTGAATTCCATAAAGGCATTGAGAACGAAGAACAAAGAATTATCCAGAACGTATTATATGAATCGGGCATTCTTTTGTCGGTTATTGTAGGTAAAGAGGATAGTGAACGCGCTGCTTCCTTTGCTTCTGTTTTGAAATACAACCAAGTAAAAAACAAAAATTTATACCAGGTTCTACATGCTGTTGAAAATCCAGAGTGGAACGACGTGTTAAAAGGTATCTCGTTTGAGAAACATGGTGATGCCTATGTTCTTGGCGATGGTACATTTCAAACCAGCTTTGTAAAGGGAAAGGCTTCTCTCTACAGTGGTGACGTCTATATCGGTAAAACTGCAAGAGAAAACTTTCGGATGAAAAAAATAGAAGAGTTGCAAACTCTAAAGGGAATCCATGAAGACGCCAAAAATGGATTAGAGCAAAATGTTAATGATTTTCAAAAGTTAAAAGAAAATATCCAATCGGAATTGGGTGCTTTTCCAATTCTTGACTCATTAAAAGAATTGCTAAAAGACATTGAATCGGAGAATGACCGGATTAAGAATGTGTATGAGCCGGAAGCTAAAGAAAAAAAAGAAAAAATTAACTTGTTAACTGACGAATCAAAGGATATTATGACAGCAGTTAAGCGAATGGATTTGCCAATCATGAGGTTGGAAGTGGATTATCTTGCAGATGAGGTCATTCGAATAGACGGATATGCGGAGTGTTTGCAGGACATTCAAAATAGTTATAAAGATAGAGTTACAGCTTCCGATAATATTGAGAATTTCATGGAACAAGCAAAAATACAGTCTCAATTAGAGCAAGATCACCATTCTGATATGGTGGATGTCGAGCTTGATATCCAAAAGATTAATAAGTCCATCAAGGGACTGAATAGACGATTAGAAGAATTAGGGGAACAGAAAATTCTACAACGAGTGGAGGAACTTTCGAAATTAATCAACGATACCATTCCAAATCTCTTGCGCCAACTATACGGGGATGAGACGGAAACTAAGCGTGATATTACTGATTTCACAAATCAAATCGAAGCAATAGAGCAAAATGAAATTCCGTTTGATAAAACGGTATTCGAAGCTTGGGAAAATTTGTTTCATGAACAAGTAAGACTTGGGTACGTGGAATTTGAGGAAAATATCGTTACCCTACAAGAAAAAGCCCAAAATGCACTCACGAGACTAGGGCATTTAATCGATAAAAATCGAACCAAAATTGAGGGCGTAAAGAAAAGATTGAATCAGCGTTTTCAAAAATGCGCGGTGGACTATCAAAAGTATGAACCTATCTTAGATAATACTCAGTCAGAACATATACCCGTCTACGAGACCCAAGATGACACGAAAATACAAAGTATCAACTTCATCAGAGAACAGATGTCTCGAATTATTGTTACGCTAGAGATAGATGAAATCCGTTTATCTCCAAAAAATGTAGTTGACCGATTATCAAAACGGATAGAGGATATGGAAAGAGATGCGAATGAAAAAGATAGAGAATTGTACCAAGAAATTCTCATTAACACTTTGGGTGACAAAATTAGACGGAAGATACAGTATGTGGAAGCTTGGGAAAAAGAAATGAACAAATTTATGGAGCATAAAAACCTAATTAAATTCCGAATCAAATGGGTTCCGAAAGATTCGGAAAAACCGGAGGAAATGAACACGCGAGCACTAGTAGAAGCATTGAAGAAAAATACCAGATGGATAGATATTGATGAAATCAGTAATCATTTCCGCTCAAAAATTAAAGATGCCAAACGAAAATATGAAAATGAAGCTGAAGCTAATCTCCAACAAATCATGAAGGAAGTGTTGGATTACCGAAGCTGGTTCCACTTTGAAATATATTTCACCAAAAAAGGGGATAAGGAAAAGAAACTAAACCGGAACACCTATGGGGAATTAAGTGGAGGGCAGCGCGTTTTGGCAATGGTGACCCCCGTACTGGCAGCTCTTTATTCTAAATATATGGAAGGAAGAGAAGATGCCCCAAGAATCTTCACATTAGATGAAGCATTTGCCCGTGTGGACGAAGAGAGCATCAATGTAATGTTTGAATACATCTACAAGCTGGGATTTAACTACATTCTTAATTCTCAGTCGCTGTGGGGATGTTTTGAGTCCGTGCCTTCCCTTAATATATACGAATTATCTAGACCGGATAATCGTCCGTTTGTAGCCATTCAATCTTACTACTGGAATGGAAACAAAAGAGTAACCGTAGATGAAGCTTGGATGCAACGAGAAAAAGAAGGGGAAATGGTCAATGTCGCCACTTGA
- a CDS encoding TIGR02679 domain-containing protein, with amino-acid sequence MFKQENGFNRLFSSFYERYRSYGRLEKGITVIIEKPTELERDAIGGLMGHDYSKKKKITITASQFERGLQKTKYGKWIPDISLTEIVELYVGEKLLTKKEAASTYLEDRSSFFLSFKTPEHPDELHQIVDWILSVENKNNRYYAQFKQNKAGIEKNLKTLSLLFQSFPLKEPVYLPIFASKVTRNPHAFDGGTERGEILIHALQVLQEIMTGAKIKPSLNAEEINELLFKFNLLRDDLTNYVTIFNIEGTNHSGEPNELLRGLVTEKSAVNLPLKEVMKLSMVSAKNNTVFMIENSSVSSYIIDELIRLNKDVSIICGNGFLKLATLKFLDIFIRNGGTIYYSGDCDPEGVGIAQRLISRYGESVRLFLCDRASYLKSLSDESIEPSRLAQLGNNIEDKELQEVKDEMLAHKKAGYQENILDEILTYVMNDLYI; translated from the coding sequence ATGTTTAAACAGGAAAATGGCTTTAATCGGCTTTTTTCCTCCTTTTATGAACGTTACAGAAGCTATGGAAGACTTGAGAAAGGAATAACGGTAATCATTGAAAAACCGACAGAATTGGAACGTGATGCAATTGGCGGGTTGATGGGACACGATTATTCCAAAAAGAAAAAAATAACCATTACGGCATCACAGTTTGAAAGAGGCTTGCAGAAAACCAAATATGGGAAATGGATCCCGGATATCTCCTTAACGGAAATCGTAGAGTTATATGTTGGTGAAAAGTTGTTAACCAAAAAAGAAGCCGCAAGTACCTATTTAGAAGATAGGTCTTCTTTTTTTCTGTCGTTCAAAACGCCTGAACATCCAGATGAATTACACCAAATTGTCGATTGGATATTGAGTGTAGAGAATAAAAATAATCGTTATTACGCCCAATTCAAACAAAATAAAGCGGGGATTGAAAAGAATCTGAAGACCTTATCTCTACTTTTTCAATCGTTCCCTTTGAAGGAACCCGTTTATCTGCCCATATTTGCTTCGAAAGTTACGCGAAACCCTCATGCGTTTGACGGAGGAACAGAGAGAGGTGAAATCTTAATCCATGCCTTACAAGTTCTACAAGAAATTATGACCGGCGCCAAAATAAAACCTTCCTTAAACGCAGAAGAAATAAATGAGTTATTGTTTAAATTCAACCTATTAAGAGATGATTTAACTAATTATGTCACCATTTTTAATATAGAGGGTACCAATCATTCAGGGGAGCCAAACGAGTTATTGCGAGGTTTAGTGACAGAAAAAAGTGCTGTGAATCTTCCTCTTAAAGAGGTCATGAAACTAAGTATGGTAAGTGCTAAGAACAATACTGTATTCATGATTGAAAACTCAAGTGTATCATCCTATATCATTGATGAATTAATAAGGCTAAATAAGGATGTTTCAATTATCTGTGGAAATGGCTTCTTAAAACTAGCTACCCTGAAATTCTTGGATATCTTTATCCGAAACGGAGGAACTATTTATTATTCAGGTGATTGTGATCCGGAAGGAGTAGGAATTGCCCAAAGGTTAATAAGTCGGTATGGTGAATCTGTTCGTTTATTTCTCTGTGATAGAGCATCATACCTTAAGTCTTTATCAGATGAAAGCATAGAACCATCACGACTAGCTCAATTAGGAAATAATATAGAAGATAAGGAACTTCAAGAAGTGAAGGATGAAATGCTAGCTCATAAGAAAGCAGGTTATCAAGAAAATATTTTGGATGAAATTTTGACATATGTGATGAATGATTTATATATTTAG
- a CDS encoding ABC transporter ATP-binding protein, whose translation MLKSILNMLLGSSEPAKPQPKGVSQDEVEALVDARIKEHAATLEKATAGQIKEQSEDYSLTDKQIDFALSLLAKVKDYELAVHPSTLTLKDLNKFIAYNRFKNKGILVNLEKKGVIRKN comes from the coding sequence ATGCTGAAAAGTATATTAAATATGTTGCTAGGCTCATCAGAACCGGCCAAACCACAACCAAAAGGAGTCAGCCAAGACGAAGTCGAAGCACTCGTCGATGCAAGAATAAAAGAACACGCTGCCACGCTCGAAAAAGCTACAGCAGGACAAATAAAAGAGCAGTCCGAAGACTATTCCCTCACCGATAAACAAATTGATTTCGCACTATCTTTGCTTGCAAAAGTAAAAGACTACGAACTTGCGGTACATCCTTCAACACTGACACTTAAGGATCTAAATAAATTCATTGCCTACAACAGGTTTAAGAACAAAGGGATACTAGTGAACCTGGAGAAAAAGGGAGTTATCAGAAAGAATTGA
- a CDS encoding 3'-5' exonuclease, translating to MAVTVPETIRSSATAGERLVFRTLKTYLPDDYIVYFEPEIQGRRPDFVIIGPDLGLVVLEVKDYTKNTLFQLNHDEWHILTTSGDQAVIKSPIKQARENVFKVVDVLKKDKNLIQTEGKYQFNLKFPYGYGVVFTRLYAKDFVEEGLYTVIEPDLCLNRDEIDPDKEGFSEEILMEKILNMFIVPFRLREPLSFEDINAMRYHLFPEVRISAEFKPPVPYQDQLLLSLHDIKTMDLHQENLAKQLGDKNRLIRGVAGSGKTIILASRAKMLSKQHPDWNILILCYNISLANSIQQMITHMLNEPEDLFDFNFAGGSVENPVVNRNIKVRNFHAWLKHDLKIREGQIGVVIEKIKKKEAILPTYDAILIDEGQDFEADWLSLVSSLLNEKTQSLLLVEDRAQDIYKRKRSYVQDTGLSFQGRSKILSINYRNTQQIVKFAWDFYRKHSILKNKVVNRDLEGEIIAPQSTKRKGPVPGLIRAKNFYEEMKLVTRLMKKLYDDRKVPYHEMLVLYRVKRNSSYPIIDIIQKSLKDAGLPSYWITENEKTKRSFEKEDGRIKISTIDSSKGLDFRAVFIVNTDSMPFPLEEDKEREVSLLYIGMTRAKSGVKRVR from the coding sequence ATGGCGGTTACAGTTCCAGAAACGATTCGGAGCAGTGCGACAGCTGGCGAACGGCTTGTGTTCCGGACGTTGAAAACTTATTTGCCTGATGATTATATCGTTTATTTCGAGCCGGAAATCCAGGGGAGACGGCCGGATTTTGTCATAATCGGGCCTGATTTGGGGCTTGTTGTTCTGGAAGTGAAGGATTATACGAAGAATACACTTTTTCAGCTGAATCATGACGAGTGGCATATCTTGACGACTTCGGGTGATCAGGCTGTTATTAAAAGTCCGATTAAGCAGGCACGCGAAAATGTCTTTAAGGTTGTTGATGTCCTGAAAAAGGATAAAAACCTGATCCAGACCGAAGGAAAGTATCAGTTCAATTTAAAGTTCCCTTATGGGTATGGAGTTGTTTTCACGAGACTGTATGCGAAGGATTTTGTCGAAGAAGGTCTTTATACTGTGATTGAGCCGGACCTTTGCCTAAACCGGGATGAAATTGATCCGGATAAGGAAGGGTTTTCGGAAGAAATTTTGATGGAAAAGATTTTAAATATGTTTATTGTGCCTTTCCGGCTGAGGGAGCCGCTTTCGTTTGAGGATATCAATGCGATGCGCTATCACTTGTTCCCGGAAGTGCGGATCAGCGCGGAGTTCAAGCCGCCGGTTCCATACCAGGATCAGTTGCTGCTGTCGCTGCATGACATCAAGACGATGGATTTGCATCAGGAAAACCTGGCCAAGCAACTGGGCGATAAAAACAGGCTGATTCGCGGAGTTGCCGGAAGCGGAAAGACAATCATTCTGGCGAGCCGCGCAAAAATGCTCTCCAAACAGCATCCTGACTGGAATATCCTGATCCTTTGCTACAATATTTCTTTGGCGAATTCGATCCAGCAGATGATTACCCATATGCTGAACGAACCTGAGGATTTGTTTGATTTTAATTTTGCCGGGGGAAGTGTCGAGAATCCGGTTGTGAACCGTAACATTAAAGTGCGAAATTTCCATGCGTGGCTGAAGCATGATTTGAAAATCAGGGAAGGCCAGATTGGTGTTGTTATTGAGAAGATTAAGAAGAAAGAAGCGATTTTGCCTACATATGATGCGATCCTGATTGATGAAGGCCAGGACTTTGAGGCGGATTGGCTCAGTCTTGTCAGCTCGCTGCTGAATGAGAAGACCCAGTCGCTGCTTCTTGTCGAGGACCGGGCGCAGGATATTTACAAACGGAAACGGTCGTATGTGCAGGATACCGGGCTCAGTTTCCAGGGCCGGTCAAAGATCCTTTCGATCAATTATCGGAATACGCAGCAGATTGTCAAGTTCGCTTGGGATTTTTACCGGAAGCATTCGATCCTTAAGAACAAGGTTGTGAACCGTGATTTGGAAGGGGAGATTATTGCCCCGCAAAGCACGAAAAGGAAGGGGCCTGTTCCTGGACTCATCCGGGCGAAGAATTTCTATGAGGAAATGAAGCTGGTGACCCGCTTGATGAAGAAGCTGTATGATGACCGAAAAGTGCCTTATCATGAGATGCTCGTTCTTTACCGGGTGAAGCGGAATTCGTCCTATCCAATTATTGATATTATACAGAAGTCACTGAAGGATGCGGGGCTGCCATCCTACTGGATCACCGAGAACGAGAAGACGAAGCGTTCTTTCGAAAAGGAAGATGGCAGGATTAAGATTAGTACAATCGACAGCAGCAAAGGGCTAGATTTCAGGGCAGTGTTCATCGTCAATACGGATTCGATGCCGTTTCCGTTGGAGGAGGACAAGGAAAGGGAAGTGTCGCTTCTGTATATCGGGATGACGCGGGCGAAGAGTGGGGTTAAGAGGGTTAGGTAA